One Trachemys scripta elegans isolate TJP31775 unplaced genomic scaffold, CAS_Tse_1.0 scaffold_28, whole genome shotgun sequence genomic window carries:
- the LOC117870481 gene encoding C-type lectin domain family 2 member D-like, which translates to MLPSVSLREERWRRERVPLRTPSSQSSPLTTVRSPQPAVETGRKEGSQAFMLRYKGNPEHWIGLRREQELGQPWKWANGSEFNHWFPIRGGGDCTYLNDEKGVSSSRCIMMRYWICSKPDAYTKGKGRAMGEKLQI; encoded by the exons ATGCTCCCTAGTGTCTCCCTGAGAGAGGAGagatggagaagggagagagtCCCACTGAGGACTCCCAGCAGTCAGAGCAGCCCCTTAACCACAGTCCGCAGTCCGCAGCCCGCAGTGGAGACCGGGAGAAAGGAAGGGAGCCAG GCTTTCATGCTGCGCTATAAAGGCAACCCTGAGCACTGGATCGGCCTCCggagggagcaggagctgggccaGCCCTGGAAATGGGCCAACGGCAGCGAATTCAACCACTG GTTTCCGATAAGAGGAGGCGGCGACTGCACATATCTGAATGACGAGAAAGGCGTCAGCAGCTCACGGTGCATTATGATGAGATACTGGATCTGCAGCAAACCAGACGCCTATACAAAGGGAAAGGGCCGTGCAATGGGAGAGAAATTGCAAATTTAA